The nucleotide window CTGCAGACCGGTTCGTCATTGGGCTCATAAGCTGCCGAGCTGCTCTTCCCCGTGCTCAACTCCTCAATGCGCGAAAGAAAAGCTGCGTGCTGCTTGAGAATTTCCTGTGAGGCCTGAATATACTTTTTCGTTTCATCTTTAACGGATAACAATCTGGCATCTTCGTCGGCATACTTGCTTTTCATTTCAAGGAGTCGATCTCTGATGTCGTTCTCCGTCTGGCGTATCATATCATCGCTCTTCTTTTTCGCATCGGTGGTAATTTCGTCACCGAGCTTCTGCGCTGTTAATAGCGCCATACGCATGGCGTCGTCCGTTGTCCGGTATTCCTCAACCTTTTCAACGAGGACTTTTATCTTACTCTTTAAAATGGCATTTTCTTTATACAGCGCCGTGTAATCGGCTGTCAGCGTTTCAAGAAAATCGTCAACGACCGACATGTCGTAACCGCCGAAAACGGCTTTGACAAACTCTTTACCGGAGATTTCCTGCGGTGTCAGCATGTTCCCACAATCCTTTCCCAAAATCCGTGCCTTTTTATCAGCATCTCGTTTTAGTTTTTATATTCTCTGTTTGAGTATTCAGGCTATAGCCCGGCTTAACGGTCAGAAATAAAGCCCGTTATTTTCAAGCTCGTCGATGAGGTCACCTAAAAGATCGACGTTATATGGTGTGATGATGTATGTGTTAACGGCAACCTTTTTAATTTTCCCCTCCTGCGCGTAGGCCACGCCGCTGAGAAAATCGATGAGCCGCCTGGCAATATCCTTGTTCGTTTGCTCCAGATTCAAGACAACCGTACGCTTCTCTCGGAGATGGTCGGCGACCTCGGCAGCGTTTTCAAACCGCTCCGGCTTGACTAATACAACCTGCAGCTGCGCTGTAGCGTGAATATTGACGACCTTGTTGCTGTCGCGCCGCTCCTCAAAGCCACCGTAAGAGCTTCTGGCCTGTGTCGGCGTCCTCGGCGTAATGGGGATTTCCTCAGCCGCGTGCGGCTTAAAATCCTCAAATTCATCGTCGTCGTCATCGTACGGCCGTGTCAGCTTTTTCAGCTCATTTAAAAATCCCATGGAAGGTACCTCCTTAAGGCGCCGGTTCGTCCGGGGCCGCCCCTGCCTTATTCATTTGCGTCTGCGTTGGCTCTATTGGTTGACAGCTTATTACGGATAAAATCGCTCTCCAAATATCGCGGACCCAACACGCACCATATTTGCCCCGGCATGTATCGCCGCGGTAAAAGTGTCGCTCATGCCCATTGACAGATAATGCATAGAGATATTATCATATTTTTTTACTCTTATGTCAACAAAAAGCTTGTACATTTCTTCGAAATAATGGTCACTACCGCTGAAATTTCCATAAATAGGCGGAACGGCCATTAACCCCCTGACGGAAATTCCCGGCGTTTTGGACGCGGCAGCCAATATATCATCGAGCCGCTCCGGCAAAACACCGGATTTACTGAGCTCCCTGCCGATATTGACTTCGATCAGGATGTCCTGCGTCATGTTCAGAGACTGCGCCTTTTTCCCGATGAGGGCGAGGAGCTCTTCGGAATCGACCGACTCGATCATCCGGCACACGCCGACAACCTGGCGCACCTTATTTGTCTGCAGATGGCCAATAAAATGCAGCGGTACGCCGCGATACGCGCCCTCGTCGTTTTTTTGCAGCATCTCCTGCACGCGGTTTTCGCCGACGGCGTCCACCCCAGCCTCAATTGCCGCGCGCACCTTTTCCGCCGTGTTCATTTTGGCGGCGGCAACGAGCGTAATGTCTTCGGGCCGACGGCCGGAGCGAAGTGCTGCATCGCCGATTTGGTCACGGACGGCTTTCACGCGGTCTGCTATTGTCATGATAACACCACCTTGCCGTCAGCCAGATCTTTCGCCTTAACGATAATGACAGAGCCTTCGCGCAGAACCGTATTGTTTTCCGAGCCGTCGCGGACGATGTAGTTATTGCCTTTTTCAGCCTGTATATCCACAAAAACCTGTTCGGCCTGCAGCCCCGTCAGCAGATAAATATAAGGCTTACCGTCCGAATCGGTTTTAACGGCTTCCTTCGGGACGGCAAGGCCGGAAACGCTGTCGAATTCGATCTGTGCCGTCAGCGCCCGAACGGCTGCAATATCGGGGATTTCCTGTTTTGATGAAAAGACGACGACGCACTGGCCGTTTTCACTGGGGCCGACGCTTTCAACTGCCATATTCAGTGACGCACTGTAGGTGTCGACAAAGCGCACCGAAAAAGTCTTCTTTTCTTTTAGCTTGTCCGTTAACCGTTGCACATCATCGTCATCCATAACGGCGGCGTAATACCATTTGATGTCCGTCATCAGCTTACCGAGTACTTCATTTCCCGTGCCCCCCGGCGTCGAAAACAGCGCCTTGAGCGATGACGGTCTTAAATTATCAAGGTCATCCGGCGTCGTGCCCTCAAACCCGTCGACAACAGCTGTAAAAATGCCGCCCATCGGCGCCGTTACGGTTTGCGTCCCGGCGTTTTCGGAAAGCAGCTGCGCCAGTTGTGCTTTCATCGTATCAAGGTCGGCACCCTGCTGAACGGATCCTGTGAAGACCTGCTTATGGATTCCTGCCGTTAATTCACCTAAATTTTCAAGGTTTCCTGAAATAACGGCGCGAGATAATTCTAAAACAGCCTCACCGGCACCGCCCGTCGTGGAGGCGGGCGCTTCAGCTTCTTTGATGTCAATCTGAAGCGCGCGGATTTCGCTGGCCCGCTTGAGCGCCGCCGTCCCTTGATAGCTGACGGCGAGCGTCTCTCCCGACGCCACTTTTTCCCCTTCGGAGACTAACAGCGTCGCGCTCCCGCCACCGGTGACGACGGTCTCGGAACGCACAACATACCCTTCGGCACGGCCGCTCTCGTCAAGCGTTGAACGGACGGCAACAACCGTTTTTAAAGGCTTGTCCACCGCATTAAATATGTAAAGCCCAATATACGCGGCAATCGCGATAAACAAGATGCCTGTCATTACTTTCATTAAAAAATCGGTGCGCTGCATGGTGCAAACATCCCCTTAACCCGCCGGACACTTTCTGTTGTTGTGTCTTTCTAAATGCGACGCTTTTTGACGCTTTATTTTTCATGCCGGACTTCCGGCGTATTACACACCGCCTGCGTCATTTTCGGCCATCAGATTGACCGCTCTGGACGGAATGATCGTCGAAATTGCGTGCTTGTAAATGAGTTGCTGCTTTCCCTCCGTGTCAAGCACGACGGTAAAACTGTCAAACCCCGTCACGTTTCCGCGCAGCTGAAATCCGTTGACGAGAAAAACCGTTACCTGTTGTTTGCTGCATCGCGCCTGATTGAGAAAAATGTCCTGTAAATTCTGAATTTTTGCCATATTTGCCGTCCTTTCTTTGACGGCGTCTTCTTTATCTGAAGCGGCGCCGTCTGTTCATTTTTAGACGGCTTTATTCTATCCGTTCGTCTCCAAATACTTTGTCGAAAGCTGCAGGCCGGTATCAAAATCGGGCTCTTTCTCCCATAAAATCCAGTGCGCACCGGGCTCGCGGCGAAACCACGACAGCTGCCTTTTGGCATATCGCCGTGTTTCTCGTTTAATCTCGTCGACAGCCACTTGGATATCCTGATTTGTCGTTATCGCCCGCGCGAGCTCTTTATAACCAATGGCCTGCATCGCCGTATGCGCAAGTGTGAGTCCGGCGTCCAGAAGTTGCCTGACCTCGCCAAGCAGCCCGTCTGCCATCATGTTGTCGACGCGCCGGTTGATGGCCTCGTATAACTCGGCCCTGTTGCCATAAGAGAGCACAATGCGGCACGCGTCATAACGCGGCGGGCGCTTTTTCGTCTGGCTGTCGTGCTCAGACATTGGTTTCCCTGTCAGCTCAAATATTTCGAGGGCGCGGATGATGCGCTTTTTGTCATTAGCGTGAAGTCGTGCCCCAGCCTGCGGGTCAACGCGCGCCAGTTCCTCTAAAAGTGCCTCGCCCCCGGACCCGTCATAACGGTCGGAAAGGCGTTGGCGCAGTGCGGCGTCCCCGACAGGGGAGAACTCGTTCCCGGCAATCAGCGCCTCGATATAAAGGCCTGTTCCGCCAACAACAATCGGCAGCCTACCGCGGCTTAAAATATCGTCGGCGCAGGCGGACGCCTCTTGGACATAGCGAGCCACGGAATAGCTTTCAAAGGGAGACGCCACGTCAAGCATATGGTGGCGAATGCCCTGTTGTTCCGCCACTGTCGTCTTGGCGGTGCCGATATTCATAGCGCGATAGACCTGCATTGCGTCGGCGGAGATGACTTCACCGCCCAGCCGCTTTGCGAGGGTAATCCCGAGCGCTGTCTTCCCTGTTGCCGTCGGCCCCGCGATGACGGCGATCTTCTGGCTCATGGCTGCTCCTCTACGTTCGTTTGAAATATTTGTCCAGCGCCGTTTTTGTCAGTTCGACAGCCACCGGCCGCCCATGCGGGCAATAACGCACGTCACCGGAGAGAACCCTTTTTACAAGCGTTTCAATCTCCATCGGCTCCGACGCACGCCCGGCCTTGATTGCCGCCTTGCAGGCAATTGACTGCAGGAGGGCGTCCCGCCGTGCTTCGCCGCTTAGAGCGCCGCTTCGGCGCAGGATGGTACAAAGCTCTTCAAGCACCGCTTCGGCGCCGTCAATTAATATGTCGGCTGGTATTTGACGGATTGCCACCGACCCATCGCCAAAGGCGTCGATTTGAAAACCAAGCTGCTCAAAAAGCGTGATATTTTCCTGCACGAGTGCCATATCTTCACGCCCGAGTTGGCAAATAACGGGCGTCATAAGCAATTGTGACATCGTCACTTGTTTTTGATCCTTTAATCTGTCAAAATGAATCCGTTCATGGGCGGCGTGCTTGTCAATGAGCCAAAGCGTCCCCGCCTGCTCGGCAATAATGTAGGTGTCAAGCGCTTCGCCGACGATGCGGTGTTCCCGCTGTGTCGGCATTTCGGCAATCGGCACGGTCACTGCTTCAACGGCGATAGCGGCGCTATCGCCAGGTGTTTTTAAAGATTGATATGCTACTCTTGTCTCATCGCGAACCGATGCGTAAAGCGGTCGCTCCGTTGCGGACGGCACCCGGCTTTTAAAGCCGCCTGGCAGTCGCCCGTGCCGGTCTGTTATTTGTGGCGGTGGGCTGCTGTCGGGCAGTCGTCCCCCGTTTGTCACGTTGCTGTATGTATTGGGGGCTGTCGGCTGACTTTCCGAAGAAAGTACCTTCGATGTTCCAGGCGATAGCGTGATGAGCGGGCGTTGTGTTTCGCCTTCCAGCGATGAGCGCGCGGCGTAATAAACACCGTCGAACGCCTGATGATCGTTCAGGAATTTCACTTCTGTTTTTGTCGGATGAACGTTGACGTCCACACAGGACGGCCGCAGTGTGACGTATAAGACGCAAGCCGGGAACCGCCCGGTGAAAAGCGTGTTTTTATAAGCTTGTTCTAAAGCAGCCTGCAGCGTTTTTGACTTCACGTGGCGTCCATTGACGAAAAAGAACTGATAGCTTCTGTTCCCGCGCGCGGCGGAAGGCGACGATACAAAGCCACTGACGGAAATGTCTCCGTCGCTCGTCGTTGCTTCGAGCAGGCTGCCGGCAAAGTCGCGGCCGAAAATGCTGTACACGCAGGACGATATCTGTCCGTCGCCGGGTGTGTGGCACTCTTCCTTCCCGTCCTTGAGATAGCGGACGGAGACCTCCGGATGCGACAGGGCGCAGCAGATGATTTGCGCAGAGACCGCGGCCCCCTCTGCCCTATCGGTTTTCATAAATTTCTGTCGCGCGGGCGTATTAAAAAACAAGTCTCGTACGATCATCGTTGTTCCGTCCGGGCAACCGGCGGCCGTCTTTTCTGTCACGGTGCCGCCCTCAATGACGAGGCCGGTTCCCTCCGGCGCGCCCGCTTCCCGCGTGAGCAGCTCGATTCTTGACACGGCGGCTATGGCGGCCAGCGCCTCGCCGCGGAATCCAAGCGTTGTAATAGCTTCAAGGCCTCGTTCGTCGCGCAGCTTACTGGTGGCATGACGCAAAAATGCTGTCTGGGCATCGTCCGAGGCAATGCCGCAGCCGTTATCCGTCACGCGGATATACGTCATGCCGCCGTTTTTAATTTCGACCGTTACACTTGTTGCCCCGGCGTCAATTGCATTTTCCATGAGCTCCTTGACGACAGACGCCGGCCGTTCAACCACCTCACCGGCGGCAATCAAGTCGGCAACATGCGCGTCAAGCTGCAGAATTCTGGCCAAAGATCACCATTCCTTCTCCCGAACAAGTCCAGCGCTCACACGCGGTCTTGTACCTATAAATATAAAATCGGAAGCCCCTTCACGTTGACTGGGTCAACATCAAGGTAAACGGGGTCTCCGACGGCGCAGTCAATGTTCGTCACATCAAGAATCGTGTGCAGAAGGCCAACGTTGCCGAGCACTTTGGCGCGCTGCCCGCCTATTTTGACAAACAGCTTGTTATACCGGTGCCTGAGGAAAAAGCTCAGGATACCGAGGCTCATGTGGCGGTCAACGCCGAAGCCGTGATAATACCCGACGGACAATATGGCGATCTTCGTCGGCTTTTTCGTCACGATGCTGTGCTCCGCGCCGATGCGGTGGCCTTTCGGAAACCAGCCGATTTCTTCGATTCCTGCTTCGATATAACCGACGCGGCTGATCCCCGGGGCGTTTTTGCCCGGCATCCTGCCGGAAAGCGCCGTGTCGATACGAACGGCATCCATCCGCCCATAATTATAGCGGAAAAGGGCTGCCGAGTCACATGCATGCGCGGCACCCGGTTCAAAGCCCATTTCCGTGATTTTATCGAGGACGGCGTTAAAGCTGTTGAATTGCTGCATCGTCAGTTTCTTGTTGCTCCAGGACGCCGCGTATGATGTAAACATGCCGATAACGGCAAGGTTCGACATATATTTAAAAATCGCCGCCATTTTATCTGTTTCTCCCGGCAGAAAGCCGTAGCGGCCAAGACCGGTATCGACCTTTATGAGCACATCGGCAACTGTTTTCCGCGCTTCTGCGATGCCGTTAAGGGCAACGGCCGCGTCATAAGAGCCAACGGTACAGATAACGTTTGCCTCCAGCAATTCCCCCAGCTCGTCGGGGTCCGCTGTTGAACGAAGCATCATGATTTTTTCCTGTTGAAACCCGTTGCTGCGGAGAAAGGCGGCGTCCTTCGGGTCGGAGACGGCATATGAGCGAATGCCCTCATCACGCAGGAGCTTTGCAATTTCCAAAAGCCCCATGCCACAGGCATTGGCACTCAGGTCCGCATAGATTTCCGCATCTTCCGAGCGTTCCTTAACGACCTTGAGATTATTTCGGACGACGCGCCTGTCAATAACCAGATATTTCATGGCTGACCCTCTAACCCTTTCCGCGCATACGACAGCTTCTGTTGTTATTGTCTGATTATACATTATTTACAGGTTGATTGTAAAATGAAATTGAACACTTGAACAGAAAAATCCATAGTGATTATTCTTCGTGGTAAAATGTAGTTCCTACACAACATCTGCCACCGAAAGGATACAATCACTATGGATAACAATGATTCTATCACAGTCAGCGCAGAACGCAAGAAAGGGCAACACTTGAGCTTGGAAGATCGTGGTGCTGTCAAAGCCCTCTTGAAGCAGGGACTTGGCGTACGCGGCATCGCCCGAAACATTGGCTGTTCACCGTCCACCATCTCATACGAGTTAAGGCGAGGTACACCGACACGGAAGAGCAACAGGGGCCAAGCACCTGGCTATTCTCCGAAACTCGGCGAGGCCATCTACAAGGCTAATCGAAGGGCTTGTGTCAAGCCCCTCAAAGCAGGCTCCTGCAAGACTTTCATTGACTGGGTAGTCAAGCAGATCCGGGAACACAAGTGGTCGCTGGATTCCTGCTGCGGATATGCGAAGCGACAGCGTTTGTACAGTGAAGATCAGATGGTTTGTACCCGCACTCTGTACAACATGGTCTGGGCAGGCTTGCTTCCCATCACGCCGACCGAACTGCCGGAAGCCTTAAAACGCAGCACCCGAAAGGCCAGGGGCAGGGAAAACAAAAAGCACTACGGCACAAGCATTTCCGCCCGTCCTGAGATCGCTTCCCTTCGTATAGAAGGCGGCCACTGGGAGGGCGACACCGTGGTTGGAAAACGAGCTGGGAAAGAGGCAGTTGTACTCTCTCTGCTGGAGAAGAAGACCGAGCACTACATCGCCATTCGTATTCCCGGAAAGACCAGTGATGCGGTGATGTCTGCCATGAAAAGCCTACGCGCTGAGTACGGGGAACGTTTTTCACAGATTTTTAAGACGATTACCGTAGACAACGGCAGCGAGTTCGCCGACTTTGCAGAAGTCGAGGCTTGGGGTTCCCAGATCTACTTTGCCCACCCATACAGCTCTTGGGAACGTCCTCAGAACGAAAGGCATAATGGACTGTTCCGGACCTTCGTTCCAAAGGGAACATCTATTGAGCAGTATACAGACGAGGACATCCTGTCCGCTGCTGATGAGTTAAATGGGCGACCCCGGAAGAAGCTCGGATACCACACGCCAGAGGAACTATTTGAAGCCTTTCTTGATTCCGAATACGCAGCCTGACGGCTGCGACAACCTTGGCACAGACAGCGCCTGCGGCACCATCTGTGTCCAAGGTTAATTGATGGGAACGATTTTGCCTCGGGGTGTTCAATTTGCACTTGCAATTTATGTACATTATTTACATTGTAAATTCTATGTCTAAATGATAAAATAATTTGAAGGAAGGCTCTTTTCGCGGCCATCCGAACCACTAACACGGAGGCATGCGTGAACGCTCAACGACAGGAAATCCCCCCCACTGAAATCGCGCGTCAAAATGACATTATGCGGCGGCTCGGCGACAGGAACAGCGCCCGCTCCGTCCAGCCGCTTGCTTTTGTTGACACATACGGCTGCCAACAGAACGAATCGGACAGCCAGCGCCTGCGCGGCATGCTCGATTGTATGGGTTATCGCTTAACGCAAAACGAACGTGAAGCGGATGTTATCGTCATCAACACCTGCGCCGTCCGTGAGCACGCGGAAATGCGTGTTTTCGGCAACGTCGGCGCGCTCGTGCACACGAAAAAAGAGAAACCAGAGCAGATTATAGCCCTTTGCGGCTGCATGGTGCAGCAGCAGCACGTGGCTGATAAAATTCGGCGCTCCTATCGGCATGTCGACCTCGTTTTCGGGCCCCAGGCACTATGGCGCTTTCCGGAGCTATTAGAACAGGTCCTTTTGGCGCGCGGCCGCGTGTTTTCGATTGATGACGCACCGGATGCCATCGCGGAGGGGCTGCCCGTCCTGCGGGACGGGCGCGTCAAAGCCTGGCTGTCCATCATGTATGGCTGTAACAATTTCTGTTCCTACTGTATCGTCCCATATGTCCGCGGCCGTGAGCGGAGCCGCCACCCGGACGATATTTTATCGGAAGCACGCGCGCTTATAAAAGACGGCTATAAGGACCTCACACTGCTTGGGCAAAACGTTAATTCCTATGGCCGGGGTTTGTCTGAGAAAATCGATTTTTCTGAGCTTTTGCGCCGGATTAACGCGCTTGACGGTGACTTTTTAATTCGTTTTATGACAAGTCATCCGAAAGACGCCTCCGACCGTCTTTTCGAAGCGATGGCAATCAGCCCAAAAGTGGCACGCCATCTCCATTTGCCTTTTCAAGCCGGCAGTAACAGAATTCTAGCCGCGATGAATAGAGGCTATACAAAAGAGCAGTATCTTCATCTGGTTGAAAAAGCCCGGCAATATATGCCGGATATTGTTTTAACAAGTGATATCATCGTCGGTTTCCCCGGCGAAACGTATGACGATTTTCTTGAAACGCTGGATGTCATCGAAAAAGCACGCTTTGATGCTTTATTTACATTTCTGTATTCAAAACGCGAGGGGACGCCTGCCGGGCGCATGCCCGACGATGTGCCAAAGCAGGAAAAACAGCGCCGTTTTGACGACTTATTGTCCCGCCAGAACGCGATATCTGAAGAAAAGCATCGCGAATACGTCGGCAAGACGCTGCGCGTTCTCGTGGACGGCGAGGCGGAAGATGTTCTCTATCCGCTGACCGGCAGGACAAACGGCGGCCGCCTTGTCCATCTCTCCGGCGATCAATCGAAAATTGGCTCATTTCAAAATGCGGCAATTATTCATTGCAATACGTGGGCGCTTTTTGGAGAGCTTATTTAAAATAAAGACAAAGGAGTCCTGCTCGATGCCCCCTATCGTCAAAATCTACCAGTCTGGTGAACTTATCGCCACCGCACAAGCCATCGAGGGCGAATCTCTGTATGAGCGCATTATCGCGTCGGACGTCTATCTTGAAGCGCCTTGCGGCGGCAAAGGTAAATGCGGCAAATGCCTCGTCCAGCTTGAACCGGGCGGCGAAAAGGTGCGCGCCTGTCAGACGTTTATTCACGGGGATATGGATGTTTACATCCCGGACGAGATGAAAATGAAAATCGCCGGCTCCGATTCCAAAGCAAAGGCTGTTTCGCACTCCGGCCGACTCGGCGTTGCGATCGATATCGGAACGACAACCGTCGTTGTGCATTTAACTGACCTTGCAAATTGCGCGCGGTTGGCGACGGCTAGCGGCGTCAACGCACAGCGGACATACGGTGCCGACGTCATCAGCCGTATTCAGTTCTGTATCAAAAACGGCCACGAAACTTTAACACGTGTTATCCGTGAACAGCTTGCTGATTTGATGCAAGAGGCTTGCGGTAAAATCGGTGCCGAATTAAAGGATATTCATTACATATCGATTGCAGGAAACACCATCATGCAGCACCTGGCGGACGATCTTTCCCCGATTGAGATGGCCATGATCCCGTTTCATCCTCTTTCCCTTTTTGGTGACGAGCGCCCCGCTGGCAAGGATTTTCCCGTTGCTGACGACGCGATCGTCTACTATGCCCCGTGTGTCTACGCTTACGTCGGCGGCGACATTACGGCCGGTATGATCGCGGCAAATATCGAAGATATCCCCGGCCCTTGTGTCTATATGGACATCGGAACAAACGGAGAAATCGTTTTGAAGGTTGGCGACAAATATTACTGCTGTGCGACGGCAGCCGGTCCGGCTTTTGAAGGTGCTGAAATTACCAAAGGCATGGCGGCTATCGACGGTGCCATCAGTCACTTGAAATGGGTCGATAATAAGCTTGAACTGTCCGTCATTGGAGACGCCGCACCTCTCGGCCTTTGCGGCTCCGGCCTGATGGACGCCTTGGCCGTCCTCGTCCACACGGGCGCTGTTGATTCAAGCGGTCGTCTGCTCTTCGCGGATAAGATTGAAGGCCCCATTTCCGAGCTAATCGGCGAAATTGACGGCAAGCCTGTTTTCTGGCTCTCGCGTGAAAATGATGTCTACATGACGCGCAACGATATTCGAAAGCTCCAGCTGGCAAAGGCTGCCATTGCGGGCGGTATTCAAACGCTGTTAAACGCAGCCGGTGTCACGGCCAAGGATATTAATTCATTTCTCATCGCCGGGGGCTTTGGCAGTTTTCTCGATCAGGTCAGCGCCGCAACGATCGGCCTGTTCCCGAAGGAGTTCCTTCCTTACGCCAAAACGATGGGGAATATGGCGGGCGAAGGCGCTGCCGTTGCCTTATGCTCGGCGGAAGCAAGAGAACGCCTTCAAAAGCTGTACGAGAATATCGAGGTCGTTGAGCTGTCAACAAGCAAGTATTTTACGCTCCAGTTTATTGAACAAATGACTTTCTAAGCTCTCGGCAAGGCTTCCCCCTTTTGCCAAACCGGCGCGCGCAGAAGGGGTTACTATTCAAACGCGCCGAAGAAAGGCTGATTGTCATATGCTTGATTATGATGATTTAATTAAACGAGCGCTTGATTCCGGCTTTACGAACGCGGGCCCGCTGGACGTTGCAACGCTTGAATTTATGCCGCAAGTTCGTGATATGTGCGCTTCTGACCGCTGCCGCAGCTATAACAAATCTTGGGCTTGCCCACCGGCGATCGGGACACTGGAAGAAATGCGCGACAAGGTGACGAAGTACTCCAAGGGTCTGCTCGTGCAAACCGTTAAGAAGCTCAACAGCACCTTTGATTGGAAAACGATGGAGCAAACAGGAAAGGATCAGGCAGCGAACCTTTTAACGTTCTGCGATAATCTGTCTGAAGATTTTCCGAACCTTCTCGCTTTGGGTGCCGGTACATGCACCCGATGCAAAACATGCGCGTATTTAGACGGTGAGCCGTGCCGGTTTCCAGATAAGCTCATCTACTCCATGGAAGCCTGCGGTCTCTTCGTCAGCAAGGTTTGCAAAGCGAATGACTTGGCATACAATTACGGGTCAGACCATGTCGCCTATACCGGCTGCGTCCTGCTTGAGTAACACGGATTCTTTGTTTGAAACCGAACCTGGAAGCATCGATATACCCCCAACAAAAAAAAGACACGCCATCAATTGATGGCGTGTCTTTTGGCAGGGGCAGAAGGATTGTTTTGAAGGAATAGTAACAGAAACACGATTATTTTCTGCTTACGTTTTAATTGTTTCAAAGCGCGCATTATTGAAGTTGGTATTCATATACTTCAATTTGATATGGTTTGGGATCAGCAACATATCCACCTTCATCATAAGCTGGATTATATGTAAATTTACCATAGACCGTTATTTTATTCTCGCGCGAATTAATAACTTCATCGATATATTTATTATATATAATTGCATCAACATATGGTGTATGATATGGCTCAATATAATCTGAATAATAAACATATACAAATATTGAAGGGTATTTCTCCGCATCAACCGCTGAAGAAAGTTTATTATTACCTAAGAAGCGCGACCTATCGTTAATTAG belongs to Oscillospiraceae bacterium CM and includes:
- a CDS encoding IS30 family transposase, whose translation is MDNNDSITVSAERKKGQHLSLEDRGAVKALLKQGLGVRGIARNIGCSPSTISYELRRGTPTRKSNRGQAPGYSPKLGEAIYKANRRACVKPLKAGSCKTFIDWVVKQIREHKWSLDSCCGYAKRQRLYSEDQMVCTRTLYNMVWAGLLPITPTELPEALKRSTRKARGRENKKHYGTSISARPEIASLRIEGGHWEGDTVVGKRAGKEAVVLSLLEKKTEHYIAIRIPGKTSDAVMSAMKSLRAEYGERFSQIFKTITVDNGSEFADFAEVEAWGSQIYFAHPYSSWERPQNERHNGLFRTFVPKGTSIEQYTDEDILSAADELNGRPRKKLGYHTPEELFEAFLDSEYAA
- a CDS encoding cell division protein SepF gives rise to the protein MGFLNELKKLTRPYDDDDDEFEDFKPHAAEEIPITPRTPTQARSSYGGFEERRDSNKVVNIHATAQLQVVLVKPERFENAAEVADHLREKRTVVLNLEQTNKDIARRLIDFLSGVAYAQEGKIKKVAVNTYIITPYNVDLLGDLIDELENNGLYF
- the miaA gene encoding tRNA (adenosine(37)-N6)-dimethylallyltransferase MiaA, which codes for MSQKIAVIAGPTATGKTALGITLAKRLGGEVISADAMQVYRAMNIGTAKTTVAEQQGIRHHMLDVASPFESYSVARYVQEASACADDILSRGRLPIVVGGTGLYIEALIAGNEFSPVGDAALRQRLSDRYDGSGGEALLEELARVDPQAGARLHANDKKRIIRALEIFELTGKPMSEHDSQTKKRPPRYDACRIVLSYGNRAELYEAINRRVDNMMADGLLGEVRQLLDAGLTLAHTAMQAIGYKELARAITTNQDIQVAVDEIKRETRRYAKRQLSWFRREPGAHWILWEKEPDFDTGLQLSTKYLETNG
- the mutL gene encoding DNA mismatch repair endonuclease MutL, which produces MARILQLDAHVADLIAAGEVVERPASVVKELMENAIDAGATSVTVEIKNGGMTYIRVTDNGCGIASDDAQTAFLRHATSKLRDERGLEAITTLGFRGEALAAIAAVSRIELLTREAGAPEGTGLVIEGGTVTEKTAAGCPDGTTMIVRDLFFNTPARQKFMKTDRAEGAAVSAQIICCALSHPEVSVRYLKDGKEECHTPGDGQISSCVYSIFGRDFAGSLLEATTSDGDISVSGFVSSPSAARGNRSYQFFFVNGRHVKSKTLQAALEQAYKNTLFTGRFPACVLYVTLRPSCVDVNVHPTKTEVKFLNDHQAFDGVYYAARSSLEGETQRPLITLSPGTSKVLSSESQPTAPNTYSNVTNGGRLPDSSPPPQITDRHGRLPGGFKSRVPSATERPLYASVRDETRVAYQSLKTPGDSAAIAVEAVTVPIAEMPTQREHRIVGEALDTYIIAEQAGTLWLIDKHAAHERIHFDRLKDQKQVTMSQLLMTPVICQLGREDMALVQENITLFEQLGFQIDAFGDGSVAIRQIPADILIDGAEAVLEELCTILRRSGALSGEARRDALLQSIACKAAIKAGRASEPMEIETLVKRVLSGDVRYCPHGRPVAVELTKTALDKYFKRT
- a CDS encoding alanine racemase; translation: MKYLVIDRRVVRNNLKVVKERSEDAEIYADLSANACGMGLLEIAKLLRDEGIRSYAVSDPKDAAFLRSNGFQQEKIMMLRSTADPDELGELLEANVICTVGSYDAAVALNGIAEARKTVADVLIKVDTGLGRYGFLPGETDKMAAIFKYMSNLAVIGMFTSYAASWSNKKLTMQQFNSFNAVLDKITEMGFEPGAAHACDSAALFRYNYGRMDAVRIDTALSGRMPGKNAPGISRVGYIEAGIEEIGWFPKGHRIGAEHSIVTKKPTKIAILSVGYYHGFGVDRHMSLGILSFFLRHRYNKLFVKIGGQRAKVLGNVGLLHTILDVTNIDCAVGDPVYLDVDPVNVKGLPILYL
- a CDS encoding DivIVA domain-containing protein, yielding MLTPQEISGKEFVKAVFGGYDMSVVDDFLETLTADYTALYKENAILKSKIKVLVEKVEEYRTTDDAMRMALLTAQKLGDEITTDAKKKSDDMIRQTENDIRDRLLEMKSKYADEDARLLSVKDETKKYIQASQEILKQHAAFLSRIEELSTGKSSSAAYEPNDEPVCSPAAEDEPSESDISTTARQIDSALSNLTETDTAADPFAPMFKDGETAKLFRPKHENDPPEDDEPTSPRPKFDFNDLKFGSNYAGE
- the hfq gene encoding RNA chaperone Hfq, with product MAKIQNLQDIFLNQARCSKQQVTVFLVNGFQLRGNVTGFDSFTVVLDTEGKQQLIYKHAISTIIPSRAVNLMAENDAGGV
- a CDS encoding YggS family pyridoxal phosphate-dependent enzyme: MTIADRVKAVRDQIGDAALRSGRRPEDITLVAAAKMNTAEKVRAAIEAGVDAVGENRVQEMLQKNDEGAYRGVPLHFIGHLQTNKVRQVVGVCRMIESVDSEELLALIGKKAQSLNMTQDILIEVNIGRELSKSGVLPERLDDILAAASKTPGISVRGLMAVPPIYGNFSGSDHYFEEMYKLFVDIRVKKYDNISMHYLSMGMSDTFTAAIHAGANMVRVGSAIFGERFYP